The Fibrobacter sp. genome includes a region encoding these proteins:
- a CDS encoding ABC transporter permease subunit (The N-terminal region of this protein, as described by TIGR01726, is a three transmembrane segment that identifies a subfamily of ABC transporter permease subunits, which specificities that include histidine, arginine, glutamine, glutamate, L-cystine (sic), the opines (in Agrobacterium) octopine and nopaline, etc.) has protein sequence MVRNVFKMVVTAALALSAMVFVGCSAGGDDALVNRVFKVSDLGHKKVGVQIGNTADIYASEYGGDTAKIDVERYTKLADAVQALKQGKIDAVLLDDQPAIYFVKQNPTLRVLDEAFVEETYAGVIAKGNEGLLDTFNLVLKEMHENGIFDSLMNTYINGTGSYHYAQKVKEGPHLVLATNAQFPPYEYHEGEFIVGLEIELAYYLADKMGRVLEIQDIEFDAVINAVSSGKADLGLSGFTVTEERKKSINFTDKLVDNKVVIMVRSDIKPSELDNKVFTVSDLGHKKVGVQIGNTADIYASEYGGDTAKIDVERYTKLADAVQALKQGKIDAVLLDDQPAIYFVKQNPTLRVLDEAFVEETYAGVIAKGNEGLLDTFNLVLKEMHENGIFDSLMNTYINGTGSYHYAQKVKEGPKLVLATNAQFPPYEYHEGEFIVGLEIELAYYLADKMGRVLEIQDIEFDAVINAVSSGKADLGLSGFTVTEERKKSINFTDKLVDNRVVILVRTGMKEDSEETFVEKFQKNFIKDNRWKYIAEGLRNTIIIALCAALLGIVIGFLVAMVRVNHEFNGKYKIANWVCKAYLAVIRGTPMMVQLLIIYYIVFSSVNINKLLVAIIAFGINSGAYVSEIIRGGIKAVDPGQIEAGRSLGLKFRTVMLHVVYPQAFKNSLPALTNEFISLIKETSICGYIGLTDLTRGGDIIRSLTYEAMFPLISVAIVYFIIVAGLSTCVARLEKRLKKNER, from the coding sequence ATGGTTCGTAATGTTTTTAAGATGGTTGTGACTGCTGCTTTGGCTCTTTCCGCTATGGTCTTTGTGGGTTGCTCTGCAGGTGGTGACGACGCTTTGGTCAATCGCGTGTTCAAGGTTTCTGACCTGGGCCACAAGAAGGTGGGTGTGCAGATTGGCAACACCGCCGACATTTATGCCTCTGAATATGGTGGCGATACCGCAAAGATTGACGTGGAACGCTACACCAAGTTGGCTGATGCCGTTCAGGCTCTGAAGCAGGGAAAGATTGACGCAGTGCTTCTGGATGACCAGCCGGCAATTTACTTCGTGAAGCAAAATCCTACGCTGCGGGTTTTGGACGAAGCTTTCGTGGAAGAGACTTATGCAGGTGTCATTGCCAAGGGTAACGAAGGCCTCTTGGATACCTTCAACCTGGTGCTGAAGGAAATGCACGAGAATGGAATTTTTGATTCCTTGATGAACACTTACATCAACGGTACCGGCTCTTACCATTATGCCCAGAAGGTGAAGGAAGGGCCTCATCTGGTGCTGGCAACCAACGCTCAGTTCCCGCCTTACGAATATCATGAAGGTGAATTCATCGTTGGCTTGGAAATCGAACTGGCTTACTACCTGGCCGATAAGATGGGCCGCGTGCTGGAAATCCAGGATATTGAATTTGACGCTGTGATTAACGCCGTAAGCTCCGGCAAGGCAGACCTTGGCCTTTCTGGCTTTACCGTTACCGAAGAACGCAAGAAGTCCATCAACTTCACCGACAAGCTGGTGGATAACAAGGTTGTAATCATGGTTCGCAGCGATATTAAACCTAGCGAACTAGACAACAAGGTTTTTACTGTTAGCGATCTTGGTCATAAAAAGGTGGGTGTGCAGATTGGCAATACCGCCGATATTTACGCCTCTGAATATGGTGGCGATACCGCAAAGATCGATGTGGAACGCTATACGAAGCTCGCGGATGCGGTTCAGGCTCTGAAGCAGGGCAAGATTGACGCCGTGCTTCTGGATGACCAGCCGGCTATTTACTTCGTGAAGCAGAATCCCACCCTCCGCGTTCTGGACGAAGCTTTCGTGGAAGAAACTTACGCTGGCGTCATCGCCAAGGGTAACGAAGGTCTGCTGGATACCTTCAACTTGGTGCTGAAGGAAATGCATGAAAACGGAATCTTTGATTCCTTGATGAACACTTACATCAACGGCACCGGTTCTTACCACTACGCCCAGAAGGTGAAGGAAGGCCCGAAGCTTGTTCTGGCCACCAACGCTCAGTTCCCGCCTTACGAATATCATGAAGGTGAATTCATCGTTGGCTTGGAAATCGAACTGGCTTACTACCTGGCCGATAAGATGGGCCGCGTGCTGGAAATCCAGGATATTGAATTTGACGCTGTGATTAACGCCGTAAGCTCCGGCAAGGCAGACCTTGGCCTTTCTGGCTTTACCGTTACGGAAGAGCGCAAGAAGTCCATCAACTTCACCGACAAGCTGGTGGATAACCGCGTGGTGATTTTGGTCCGTACGGGCATGAAGGAAGATTCCGAAGAAACCTTCGTGGAAAAGTTCCAGAAGAATTTCATTAAGGATAACCGTTGGAAGTACATTGCCGAAGGTCTTCGTAATACCATAATTATTGCGCTTTGCGCTGCATTGCTGGGCATTGTCATCGGCTTTTTGGTGGCCATGGTCCGCGTGAATCATGAGTTCAACGGAAAGTACAAGATTGCCAACTGGGTTTGCAAGGCTTACCTGGCGGTAATCCGCGGAACTCCGATGATGGTCCAGCTGTTGATCATCTATTACATCGTTTTCTCTTCTGTGAACATCAACAAGTTGCTGGTGGCAATCATCGCTTTCGGTATTAACTCCGGCGCCTACGTTTCTGAAATTATTCGCGGTGGCATTAAGGCTGTGGATCCGGGGCAGATTGAAGCGGGTCGCAGTCTTGGCCTGAAGTTCAGGACGGTGATGCTCCATGTGGTTTACCCCCAGGCATTCAAGAATTCCTTGCCGGCATTGACAAACGAGTTTATTTCCCTCATCAAGGAAACGTCCATTTGCGGCTACATCGGCTTGACTGATTTGACCCGCGGTGGCGACATTATACGAAGCTTGACTTACGAGGCCATGTTCCCGTTGATTTCTGTGGCTATTGTCTACTTTATTATTGTGGCAGGGCTTTCCACTTGCGTGGCTCGCCTTGAAAAACGTTTGAAGAAGAACGAGCGCTAG
- a CDS encoding fibrobacter succinogenes major paralogous domain-containing protein codes for MSKISLLFFVVPALFAADFKDKRDKQVYRTIHVDGREWFADNLNFKSEGSFCYKDDDDQCMAYGRLYTWEAAKAACPSGFRLPTHEDFESLWTAAGADFNAGYLLKTDYGWNGNTNGNDTLKFSAMPAGNRFDDETYGNMMKFAFFWSADDKSEGISVGDARVWYLTSKNMGFGYMSKPKTFGFSVRCVK; via the coding sequence ATGTCTAAGATATCGCTGCTTTTTTTTGTTGTGCCTGCGCTGTTTGCTGCAGATTTCAAGGATAAGCGCGATAAGCAGGTTTATCGCACTATTCATGTGGATGGCCGTGAATGGTTTGCGGACAATCTGAATTTTAAGTCGGAAGGAAGCTTCTGCTATAAGGACGACGATGACCAGTGCATGGCCTATGGACGTCTGTACACCTGGGAGGCCGCGAAGGCAGCCTGTCCTAGTGGGTTCCGTCTGCCTACTCACGAAGATTTTGAGAGCTTATGGACCGCTGCTGGAGCTGACTTTAATGCGGGCTACCTGTTGAAGACGGATTATGGTTGGAACGGCAACACTAACGGTAACGATACGCTGAAGTTTAGTGCCATGCCTGCAGGTAATCGTTTTGATGACGAAACTTATGGAAACATGATGAAGTTTGCCTTCTTCTGGAGTGCTGACGACAAGTCAGAGGGTATTTCCGTAGGGGATGCTCGGGTTTGGTACTTGACCAGCAAGAATATGGGCTTTGGATATATGAGCAAACCCAAGACCTTTGGCTTTTCCGTTAGGTGTGTGAAGTAG
- a CDS encoding M6 family metalloprotease domain-containing protein yields the protein MGCFKKMIFGCAVLSLIGTSFADIVYQGKRVQAWPSEAITKFDNTRGSKLKFAPSTAEKSHYSAPKGKVYGLTLLVDFSDQPAPVTKEEISDWLNKEGFNRDGCNGSVRDYYLDVSNGQLDLTNEVFGWYRAKYPKSYYENMDGYSGSDVLVKEVFEYFDSQVDYSRYDNDKNGITEAINILYAGAGLEWGKGLWPHAGWSNERRDGVVLQKHQMTDMPGKFSIYVFIHETGHMIFGWPDLYWYGDYCTMGNRPNDWNPVAINDFYRADQGWIPFKDISADDVGKISTEAGEQCFRFKNPSRPDKEGLVWSYVKNDGRNKVLKGSGILMQHYDFSIEGNSAANKLGLRIVHADSKGNNSDPENDQWPSPGSRAGAFFNATNSYDAFSDALYPAIRWYSGSATGLNFTNVSVNGNTLSFCLGGDCSIAADPGNTPSEPPTITEISLTAQIPISDNYAPVSVDLQGAKVAEILGIKQSEIPSKASFYAVEPDGSLNSETTGEGTGHWFDSKGAVATWNPNGTSIVFSNVDLNTMTTKVGHMPGKVKAGDEFTVKQAIVYGKNQVTLSIVMTIASDSTTAPEEPVVNPEEKTDTTTTIISQLNADLFDSSNRTIQYFDMNGNTLKSAPKQSGVYLMRIMKNGKALHQSVIRIK from the coding sequence ATGGGTTGTTTTAAAAAAATGATTTTTGGGTGTGCTGTACTTTCTTTAATCGGCACCTCCTTTGCAGACATTGTTTATCAAGGCAAGCGTGTTCAGGCCTGGCCTAGCGAAGCCATTACGAAATTCGACAATACAAGGGGCTCCAAGCTGAAATTCGCCCCTTCCACAGCAGAAAAAAGTCATTACTCGGCGCCCAAGGGTAAAGTCTACGGGCTAACCCTCCTTGTAGATTTTTCCGACCAACCCGCCCCGGTAACCAAGGAAGAAATTTCCGACTGGCTGAACAAGGAAGGATTCAATCGTGACGGCTGTAACGGTTCTGTCCGCGATTACTATCTGGACGTATCCAATGGCCAGCTGGACTTGACCAACGAAGTCTTCGGTTGGTACCGCGCCAAGTATCCCAAGTCCTATTACGAAAATATGGACGGCTATTCCGGATCCGACGTCCTTGTAAAGGAAGTCTTCGAGTATTTTGACTCCCAGGTAGACTATTCCCGCTATGACAACGACAAGAATGGAATTACCGAAGCAATCAACATTCTGTACGCAGGTGCGGGTCTTGAATGGGGCAAGGGCTTGTGGCCTCACGCAGGTTGGTCCAACGAAAGGCGCGATGGAGTAGTTCTGCAAAAGCATCAAATGACAGACATGCCGGGCAAGTTCTCCATCTACGTTTTCATTCATGAAACTGGCCACATGATCTTTGGATGGCCGGACCTTTACTGGTACGGCGACTACTGCACCATGGGCAACCGTCCCAACGACTGGAACCCAGTTGCAATCAACGATTTCTACCGCGCAGACCAGGGATGGATTCCCTTCAAGGATATTTCAGCAGATGACGTGGGAAAAATTTCCACTGAAGCTGGAGAGCAATGTTTCCGCTTCAAGAATCCCAGCCGCCCAGACAAGGAAGGCTTGGTCTGGTCCTATGTGAAAAACGACGGCCGCAACAAGGTTCTTAAGGGTAGCGGCATCCTGATGCAGCATTATGACTTTTCCATCGAAGGAAATTCTGCAGCAAACAAGCTTGGGCTCCGCATTGTTCATGCTGATTCCAAGGGCAACAACAGCGATCCCGAAAATGACCAGTGGCCCTCTCCCGGTAGCAGAGCCGGAGCATTCTTTAACGCAACAAATTCCTACGACGCATTCTCGGACGCCCTCTACCCTGCAATTCGTTGGTACAGCGGATCTGCAACAGGGCTCAATTTCACTAACGTAAGCGTCAACGGGAACACCCTCAGCTTCTGCCTCGGCGGAGACTGTTCTATTGCAGCAGACCCAGGTAACACGCCCAGTGAACCGCCCACAATTACTGAAATTTCTTTAACAGCACAGATCCCCATCAGCGATAACTACGCCCCAGTTTCAGTTGATTTACAAGGAGCAAAGGTTGCTGAAATTCTCGGAATCAAGCAAAGTGAAATTCCAAGCAAGGCCAGTTTCTACGCAGTCGAGCCTGACGGTTCATTAAACAGCGAAACCACTGGTGAAGGCACCGGCCATTGGTTTGATTCCAAGGGAGCTGTCGCCACCTGGAATCCCAACGGAACAAGCATCGTTTTCTCCAACGTCGATCTAAATACCATGACAACAAAGGTCGGCCATATGCCCGGCAAGGTCAAGGCTGGAGACGAATTTACCGTAAAGCAGGCCATTGTCTACGGCAAGAATCAGGTAACGCTTTCCATTGTAATGACAATTGCAAGCGATTCCACTACAGCTCCTGAAGAACCCGTGGTCAATCCAGAAGAAAAAACAGACACAACAACTACAATTATTTCTCAGTTGAATGCAGACTTGTTTGATTCATCCAACAGAACCATCCAATATTTTGACATGAACGGCAACACTCTCAAATCTGCACCCAAGCAATCCGGTGTTTACCTCATGCGCATAATGAAAAACGGAAAGGCTCTGCACCAATCCGTCATTCGAATCAAGTAG
- a CDS encoding Smr/MutS family protein gives MAAELNEEERFQMEWIMNHHMEDKDKARQQAEEAEAAARPQTRGPRGRKMGRSPSSWELPVPEDEIDLHGYTSEEAAAAVERRIDDLMIAGLSVLRVIHGGGNPEYGNVKHIIDRKARTEWSNRIVLYKVEPDNAGSSIMKLGKPAPKLNSKGKIKAKK, from the coding sequence ATGGCTGCAGAACTTAACGAAGAAGAACGCTTCCAGATGGAATGGATAATGAACCACCATATGGAAGACAAGGACAAGGCTCGCCAGCAGGCCGAAGAAGCTGAGGCTGCAGCCCGCCCCCAGACTCGTGGTCCTCGTGGCAGAAAAATGGGCCGTAGCCCCTCCAGTTGGGAACTTCCTGTACCCGAAGACGAAATTGACCTTCACGGATACACCTCCGAAGAGGCTGCAGCAGCCGTTGAACGCCGTATTGACGACCTGATGATTGCAGGTTTAAGCGTTTTACGCGTGATTCATGGTGGCGGGAACCCGGAATACGGCAACGTAAAGCACATTATCGACCGCAAGGCCCGTACCGAATGGAGCAACCGCATCGTTTTATACAAGGTTGAGCCCGATAACGCAGGTTCCAGCATCATGAAACTGGGAAAACCGGCCCCTAAGCTCAATTCCAAGGGTAAAATTAAGGCTAAAAAGTAA
- a CDS encoding LamG domain-containing protein has protein sequence MSKKSKLFAIATASLLAAALTSCSDDSSSSNSGSSSDGYSCDVKKGDNSVSLVISTPYFTRTETARVVDHGVEVTTGFTFPIRNPLSCVEVIEEELGSNVELVSCDKDGYSYRDYDMYDSDEEPPTYSRLVSGAKAECFEIDEYFDKIRRKSQGRTPEEYWGITADYEEGFYDYSLSSSSSSEDYEDYHSSSSEEIPEEPRDTTYVTELFRDFKPDFSKDYSCSYEVTDDTLMIVKGGSKNFNFVMTFHVTKDSTYYATQYYFPTAEIGADKCYDSQSKNHTSSIRVDKNECFDKGYAFYYRHASYRESKEEVEELGKDQCFDQQVYFDTEAGIYEELDDYKIIPFVDEDFDSGKFGEEFLDANGDGFALRASANYFISYTLDSPLRFGAIQFDYKPSAEEYKSIDKASIAFFGHSENELTIYYDKGSIYFHKDVDGEPISISAKATLTSDYNTITAQWGEGRMELYLNGELLTRQIVSNSKYAPKSSNRNILAIGRKETFDADVSDPMQAFGNFDNILMANARIIKSKETVLDLLNKYYDEKDY, from the coding sequence ATGTCCAAAAAATCCAAACTTTTCGCAATCGCCACAGCCAGTCTGCTTGCAGCAGCACTCACCAGTTGCTCCGACGACAGCAGTTCCTCCAATTCAGGCTCTTCGTCCGACGGCTACAGCTGCGATGTCAAAAAAGGCGACAATTCGGTTTCTCTCGTCATCTCGACGCCCTATTTCACAAGAACCGAAACAGCCAGGGTCGTGGACCACGGCGTCGAAGTCACCACTGGTTTCACCTTTCCCATCCGCAATCCCCTCAGCTGCGTTGAAGTCATCGAAGAAGAACTGGGCTCCAACGTAGAGCTGGTCTCCTGCGACAAGGACGGCTACTCCTACCGCGACTACGACATGTACGACAGCGACGAAGAACCCCCTACCTACTCCAGGCTCGTCTCTGGCGCCAAGGCGGAATGCTTTGAAATTGACGAATACTTCGACAAGATCCGCCGCAAGTCCCAAGGCAGGACTCCCGAGGAATACTGGGGAATCACAGCTGATTACGAAGAAGGGTTCTACGACTACAGCCTTTCCAGCTCCAGTTCCAGCGAGGACTACGAAGATTACCACTCCTCTTCCTCCGAGGAAATTCCCGAAGAACCCAGGGACACCACCTACGTCACTGAACTTTTCAGGGACTTCAAGCCAGACTTTTCAAAGGACTATTCCTGCTCCTACGAAGTCACCGACGACACCCTGATGATCGTAAAAGGCGGCAGCAAGAACTTCAACTTCGTAATGACCTTCCACGTCACCAAGGATTCCACCTACTACGCCACGCAGTACTACTTCCCCACTGCGGAAATTGGCGCCGACAAGTGCTATGATTCCCAGTCCAAAAATCATACCAGCAGCATAAGAGTCGACAAGAACGAATGCTTTGACAAGGGTTACGCATTCTACTACCGTCATGCAAGCTACAGAGAAAGCAAGGAAGAAGTTGAAGAACTGGGCAAAGACCAGTGCTTTGACCAGCAGGTTTATTTCGACACCGAAGCAGGCATCTACGAAGAACTGGACGACTACAAGATTATTCCCTTCGTTGACGAGGACTTCGATTCAGGCAAGTTCGGCGAAGAATTTCTGGACGCAAACGGCGACGGTTTTGCGCTAAGGGCATCTGCCAATTACTTCATCTCCTACACCCTGGACTCTCCCTTAAGATTCGGCGCAATCCAGTTCGACTACAAGCCCAGCGCAGAAGAATACAAGTCCATCGACAAGGCTTCCATCGCCTTCTTTGGCCACAGCGAAAACGAACTGACAATCTATTACGACAAGGGCAGCATCTACTTCCACAAGGATGTAGACGGCGAACCGATCAGCATTTCAGCAAAGGCAACCTTGACCAGCGACTACAACACCATCACCGCCCAGTGGGGCGAAGGACGAATGGAGCTGTACCTCAATGGAGAACTGCTGACTCGTCAGATTGTTTCAAATTCCAAGTATGCACCAAAGTCCAGCAACAGGAACATCCTTGCCATTGGCCGCAAAGAAACCTTTGACGCCGACGTAAGCGACCCTATGCAAGCGTTTGGCAACTTCGACAACATCCTTATGGCAAATGCTCGCATCATCAAGAGCAAGGAAACCGTTCTCGATCTTCTTAACAAGTACTACGACGAAAAGGATTATTAA
- a CDS encoding glycoside hydrolase family 3 C-terminal domain-containing protein, producing the protein MKKNRKFISAAVATMFALAVPGFSAVPSASVSGNVVDAQGAPVKDAVVSVKTLPNLLPDARGLSNVKGSFNLKTKMADTQVLVVKKTGFLPETLTVAGLDSMKAASGAGGVAKIILKRDPIEDRIDSLMAGMTIDDLVAQMTQAMVPNVDCGGGICGSALQGGGRYAKDFYQNAWAQKIPVSYGKDNVHGVADVVNATVFPHNIGLGATRDTALVRRIGQVVAEEMWAANIDYNFAPALSVPQDERWGRTYEGFGEKPELAVDLGSAFLRGMQGDHFDAEWRVTGTIKHYLGDGATNKGWDRGDVKMSDAQIRKLLLPPYVAAVEQGAQSVMASFNTIRGKHQHVDSLRLTGWLKTELGFDGFVIADWEGIEHSTTPGNAGDYSGKKTNVSSEEAIRRSINAGLDMAMVPSSAEAFMSSLKKLVAEGKVPENRVKDAVRRILRVKIRAGRLDNPMGPAQYVGKTENIGSKEHRAIAREAVQKSLVLLKNEGVLPLAKTSPVFVTGSHADHTGLQCGAWTLGWQGTRGDVPGATSIVGGFDQVAPGARTENADSANTVVYVIGETPYAEWFGDFREKDFNNKLFTTEKSHTTHFESTDENLKQINTWKAAGKKVVLVLVSGRPLPITNIINAVDGFVAAWLPGSEGEGVADVLFGDVKPTGKLPHTWPKDAKQIPINDGDGKKGLFPYGFGLTY; encoded by the coding sequence ATGAAAAAGAATCGTAAGTTTATTTCTGCGGCTGTGGCTACTATGTTTGCCTTGGCTGTTCCTGGTTTTTCCGCTGTCCCCTCGGCTTCTGTTTCTGGCAATGTGGTGGATGCACAGGGCGCCCCTGTCAAGGACGCCGTTGTTTCCGTAAAGACCTTGCCCAACTTGCTGCCCGATGCACGCGGACTTTCCAACGTCAAGGGATCCTTTAACCTGAAAACAAAAATGGCTGATACCCAAGTGTTGGTTGTTAAAAAGACCGGATTCTTGCCTGAAACATTGACAGTTGCAGGCCTGGATTCTATGAAGGCTGCAAGTGGTGCAGGAGGCGTCGCAAAGATCATCTTGAAACGGGATCCCATTGAAGATAGAATTGACTCCCTGATGGCAGGCATGACTATTGATGATTTGGTGGCCCAGATGACTCAGGCCATGGTTCCCAACGTGGATTGCGGGGGTGGTATTTGCGGATCTGCATTGCAGGGCGGTGGCCGTTACGCAAAGGATTTTTACCAAAATGCCTGGGCTCAGAAAATTCCAGTAAGCTATGGAAAGGATAATGTTCACGGCGTTGCCGATGTGGTGAATGCTACGGTTTTTCCCCACAATATCGGACTAGGGGCAACGCGAGACACTGCCCTTGTTCGTCGTATTGGCCAGGTGGTGGCTGAAGAAATGTGGGCTGCTAACATTGACTACAATTTTGCTCCCGCTTTAAGCGTTCCTCAGGATGAACGTTGGGGTCGAACCTACGAAGGCTTTGGCGAAAAGCCGGAACTTGCTGTGGATTTGGGCTCGGCATTCCTTCGAGGTATGCAGGGCGATCACTTTGATGCGGAATGGCGAGTGACGGGAACCATCAAGCATTATCTAGGCGATGGCGCTACCAATAAGGGGTGGGACCGTGGCGATGTAAAAATGTCCGATGCTCAGATTCGTAAATTACTTTTGCCGCCTTACGTTGCCGCCGTGGAGCAGGGGGCCCAGAGTGTGATGGCCAGCTTTAACACTATCCGCGGCAAGCATCAGCATGTGGATTCTTTGCGTTTGACAGGCTGGCTCAAGACTGAATTGGGCTTTGACGGTTTTGTCATTGCGGACTGGGAAGGCATTGAACATTCTACTACTCCAGGCAATGCTGGCGACTACTCAGGCAAGAAAACCAATGTCTCTAGCGAAGAAGCTATTCGTCGTTCCATTAATGCTGGCCTTGACATGGCCATGGTACCGTCCTCCGCAGAAGCTTTCATGAGTTCGCTGAAGAAACTTGTTGCCGAAGGGAAGGTTCCTGAAAATCGCGTGAAGGATGCGGTCCGCAGAATTCTGCGTGTGAAGATTCGCGCCGGCCGTTTGGACAATCCCATGGGGCCTGCTCAGTATGTTGGCAAGACAGAAAATATCGGTAGTAAAGAACACCGTGCCATTGCCCGTGAAGCCGTGCAGAAAAGCTTGGTATTGCTGAAGAACGAAGGAGTTCTGCCTTTGGCAAAGACTTCTCCTGTTTTTGTCACTGGGTCTCATGCAGATCATACGGGCCTTCAGTGTGGCGCATGGACGTTAGGCTGGCAGGGTACACGAGGTGATGTTCCTGGCGCAACTTCTATTGTCGGAGGCTTCGATCAGGTGGCTCCCGGAGCACGTACTGAAAATGCAGACAGTGCAAATACCGTCGTCTACGTCATAGGCGAAACGCCCTATGCGGAATGGTTCGGTGATTTCCGAGAAAAGGATTTTAATAACAAGCTGTTTACTACGGAAAAATCTCATACAACCCATTTTGAAAGTACCGATGAAAACTTGAAACAGATAAATACTTGGAAAGCCGCTGGCAAGAAAGTGGTTCTGGTTTTAGTTTCTGGTCGTCCTTTGCCGATTACGAATATTATCAATGCCGTAGATGGTTTTGTTGCTGCATGGCTTCCGGGTAGCGAAGGCGAAGGCGTTGCTGACGTACTCTTTGGTGATGTAAAGCCTACGGGTAAGTTACCTCACACTTGGCCAAAGGATGCTAAGCAGATTCCCATTAACGACGGTGATGGGAAGAAGGGCCTGTTCCCTTATGGGTTTGGCCTGACCTATTAA
- a CDS encoding amino acid ABC transporter ATP-binding protein — MAKEVMIEVKNLCKSYGDKQILKNIDAEFHKGDVVAIIGPSGCGKSTFLRMLNLLEKPTSGDILLDGKSILDKNVSKPTIRARVGMVFQQFNLFKNMTALKNVMFAPVKLGRMNKAEGEKQAMELLKRVGLADRADHYPAQLSGGQQQRVAIARAAAMNPEAILFDEPTSALDPEMVGEVLKIMKDLAQSGMTMLVVTHEMGFAREVANRVLFFADGVIKEQGTPEEIFDHPKDVRLKDFLAAIKK; from the coding sequence ATGGCAAAAGAAGTAATGATTGAGGTAAAGAACCTTTGCAAGTCCTACGGCGACAAGCAGATTTTGAAGAACATTGACGCGGAGTTCCACAAGGGTGACGTGGTTGCCATTATCGGACCTTCGGGTTGCGGCAAGTCCACGTTTCTTCGCATGCTGAATCTTTTGGAAAAGCCTACCAGCGGTGACATTTTGCTGGATGGCAAGAGCATTCTGGATAAGAATGTTTCCAAGCCCACAATTCGTGCCCGCGTGGGAATGGTGTTCCAGCAGTTCAATTTGTTCAAGAACATGACTGCGTTGAAGAACGTGATGTTTGCGCCGGTAAAGCTTGGCCGCATGAACAAGGCTGAAGGCGAAAAACAGGCCATGGAATTGCTGAAGCGTGTGGGCCTTGCAGATCGCGCCGACCATTATCCGGCCCAGCTTTCGGGTGGTCAGCAGCAGCGTGTGGCCATTGCCCGCGCCGCCGCCATGAATCCCGAGGCAATCCTGTTTGATGAACCTACTAGCGCCTTGGACCCTGAAATGGTGGGCGAAGTCCTGAAGATCATGAAGGACTTGGCTCAGTCTGGCATGACCATGCTGGTGGTGACCCACGAAATGGGCTTTGCCCGCGAGGTGGCAAACCGCGTGCTGTTCTTTGCCGATGGCGTCATTAAGGAACAGGGTACTCCCGAGGAAATTTTTGACCATCCCAAGGATGTGCGCTTGAAGGATTTCTTGGCTGCTATCAAGAAATAG